In the genome of Dermatobacter hominis, the window GATTCGACGACGTCGCTGGTGAAGCGCACGACGGTGCGACGACGCCGACGTGACAGGGACGCGCTGGACGGAACGATCGAGCGCAGCAGCCCCTGACCCCGGGGCCCGTCGGGATGGCGTCTCCGGTCGGGACGCGGCCGGGCAGCGCCAGGGCCGGGACCGTCAGCCGAGGACGGAGCGGAACGAGCGCTTGTGCTCGTACATGTCGGCGTCGGCGCGGCGCAGCACCTCCTCGAAGGTCGCCCCCGTGCCGCCCCCGGCGGCGGGCTCGCGCGTCGCGACGCCGACGCTCATGCACAGGTCCCACGCGTGGTCCGAGCCGGCGTTGAACTCGGTGGCCGCCCGCTGGAGCCGGGTGACGACCTTGCCGGCGTCGGCGACACCGACGCCCGAGAGGACCGCCACGAACTCGTCGCCGCCGACGCGGGCGACGACGTCGGCCTGGCGCAGCACGCGGCGCAGGGCCGTGGCGCACTCGACGATGGCGACGTCGCCGGCGGCGTGGCCGTGGCCGTCGTTGATCGGCTTCATCCCGTCCAGGTCGACGAAGAGCACCGTGAGGGGGTGACCGAGCTGGTCGGCGAGGTCGACCAGCCCCGGTCCGGCGAGGTCGAGCGCCCGCCGGTTGTAGAGACCGGTCAGCCGGTCGGTGGCCGATTCGTGCCGGATCGCGAACTCGTGCTCGACGATCGCGGCCAGCTCCACCAGCATGGCGAGGTCCTCGGCCGGCACCGTGCGGGGCGTCCGGTCGATCACGCACAGCGTGCCCATGGGGTGACCGGTCGGGCTGCGCAACGGGACGCCGGCGTAGAACCGGACGTCGGGGTCGTCGAGCACCGCCGGGTGGTCGTGGAACCGCGGGTCGAGCCGGGCGTCCTCGACGATCGTCGGGCCGCTCGAGAGGATGGCGTGCGCGCAGAACGCCGCGCTGCGGTCCGCCGAGCCGGTTCCGGCCATGCCCTGGTTCGACTTGTACCACTCGCGGTCCCGGTCGATCAGCGACACGAGCGCGACCGGGACGTCGAACAGGCGCTGGGCCAGTCGAGTGACCCGGTCGAAGCTCTCCTCCGGATCGGTGTCGAGGATGCCGAGGGCGGCGAGCGCCGCGAGGCGCTGGGACTCGTCGTCCGGGAGGGGCGCCGGGATCACCGGATCCCGTCCGTGGTCGCGCGCGTCAGGTCCACGTCCGGATGATCGGCACGAGCGGGCGGTTCCTCCAGCTTTTCGGGCCCCCACGGGAGCCGCCGGGCGTCACACCCCGGCGACGGCGTAGCCGGCCTCGTCGACCGCCGCGGCGATGGCGTCCGCCGTGACCGGACCGGTGCTCGTGAGCGCCACGGCGCCGGAGTCGAGGTCCACGTCGACGCCGGTCACGCCGTCGATCCGCCCGAGCTCGTCGCGCACGGCGGCGACGCAGTGCCCGCACGTCATGCCCCGGACGCTGAAGGTGGTCGTCGTCATGTGGACAGCATATCGCTCGCCGCTCATACCCCCAGGGGGTAGTGACGTCGCGATACCCTGTCGGCATGGCCGAACGGGGATACACCGCCACCAAGGACCAGCTGCAGGCCCGGCTCCGCCGGATCGAGGGCCAGGTGCGCGGCGTGGCGCGCATGGTCGACGAGGACCGCTACTGCATCGATGTGCTGACCCAGATCAGCGCCATCCGGGCCGCGCTCGACAAGGTCGCGCTCGGGCTGCTCGACGACCACGCACGCCACTGCCTGGTCGGCGGGCACGGGGGCCCGACCGACCCCGACGAGCAGGTCGAGGAGCTGATGGGCGCGGTCGGTCGGCTCCTCACCCGCTGATGGTCCCCGGCCGGCCCGCTCACACCTTCTCGTAGGTGTCGAAGCGGTGGGTCGCCCAGTTGCCGGCGAGCACCGCCGGGTAGCGGGGCGGATCGTCCTCGTCGCTGCAGCCCGGCAGGCACTCGATGAGGGCGTCGAAGTCCGGGTGCTGGAAGTACGGGATCGAGATCCTGGTCCGCTGCTCCCCGGGCTCCGGGTTGCGCACCCGGTGCTCGGTGGCCACCCACCGGTCGTTGGTCCACTTCGCCATCAGGTCGCCGAGGTTCACGATGAACGCCCCCGGCTCGTGGTCGATCGGCGTCCACCGGCCCGACCGGTCGAGCACCTCGATGCCGGCCGGTCCGTCGTCCTGGTAGACGATCGTGAGCGAGCCGATGTCGGTGTGCGCCCCGAACCGGTGGCCCTCGAACTCGGCGTCGGGCGTCAGGTAGAGGTTGCAGGCCAGGTAGGACGGATGGCGCCGGAACCGGGACTCGAGGTGCCCCTCCGGCAGGTCGAGGGCGAGGGCCATCAGCGACAGCAGCGCCATGCCCAGGTCGTCGACCGCCTCGTGGTAGCGCTTCCACGCCTCGGCCAGCCCGGCCGGCCGCTCCGGCCACACGTTCGGCTCGGCCCGGCGGACCCACTCGTCGTCGTAGCCGGCGGCGGCGACGTCCTCGGGCGAGTCGAACCGGCTCATCTCCACCTGCTCCCGGACCCGGACGGGCCGTCCCCCGTCGTCGGCGGTCGTGGCGGCGTCGCGGACCGACCAGCCCCGGAACTCGTTGCCGGTGACCGACGCGAACCGGGCCTTGTACTCGTCGGGCTGCGCGAAGAACTCGGCGGTCGACCGGCGCACGTCGTCGATGAGCTGCTGGTCGATGCCGTGCCCCGTGATCGTGAAGAAGCCGATGTCCCGGCAGGCCTCGTCGATCTGGCGCGCCAGCGCGGATCGGGCGACGGGGTCGCCACCGAGTGCGAGCGAGAGGTCGAGGCGAGGGATGACAGGAGCGGTGGCGGTCGTCATGGACCCAGCATGCGGCCTCCGGCAGGACGGGTTCCGTTGCGATCGTGTTTCGTGGCGCGCCCCGCCGGGCGATCGACGCCACCTCGCCCGTACCATGGCGCCCGTCCATGACCCGAACCACCGACCGAGCGGAGCTGCCCGTCGTCGACCTCGGTCGGCGGACCGGCGTGGGCACGGCGGCGGCGCTGCAGGACGCGGCCCGCCAGCTCGACGCGGCGCTCCGCGACGTCGGGGCCTTCGAGCTCGTCGGTCACGGCATCCCCGCCGACCTGTTCCGGCGGACGATGGACGCATCGAAGGAGCTGTTCGCGCTCGACCGCCGCGCCAAGGAGGCGCTGCGGTCGCCGAGCGGCAACCCGTTCCACGGCTACACGACCCGCGAGGTCGGCGATCCGCCGATCCTCATCCGGGAGATCTACGAGTCCGGCCGGTTCGACTCACCCGAGGACGTGCTCGCCGCCGGCTACGGGCCGGAGCAGTCGGAGCTGGTCGAGCCGAACGTGTGGCCACGGCGGCCCCGGCGCTTCCGCGCCGCGATGACGACCTACCACGCCGTGATGGAGGAGCTCGGCGACCGCCTGCTGTCGGTCGCCGCCATCGCGCTCGGTCTGCGGGCGGACTGGTTCCGCGAGCGGTTCGACCGGCAGGCGTCGTACCTGGCGTGCGTGAACTACCCGCCGCAGTTCGCCACCGCGCGGGAGCGCATGCCGCGCATGGGACCCCACGCCGACTTCGGGACGCTGTCGATCTTCGCGTTCGACGACTCGCCCGGGCGCATGCAGGTCCACGTCGGCGGGACGCCCGACGAGCGGGCGCGGCTGGCCGCCGACGTGATGTCGTCGATCGCGGACCCCGACGACGACACCCCCGATGGGCCCGACCCCGAGCTGCCCGGGACGTGGGTCGAGGTGACCGGCTCGGGTGACCGGCTCCTCGTCTGCGCCGGCGAGATGCTGGCCCGCTGGACCGACGACCGGTGGAGCGCGGCGCTGCACCGCGTCGCGTCGCCCAGCGACCGGGACCCGGCGCTCAGCCGGACTGCGCTCGCCTACTACCAGTACCCGAACCTCGACACCGAGATCGCCGCGCTGCCGACGTGCCTGCCGCCCGGCGCCACGCCCCGCCAGCCGCCGGTCCTGGCCGGCGTGCTCGCCCACCAGCGCAAGAACCACCGCCACCCCTGGTTCTGACCCGCGCCCCGCCCCCGCGCTCGGGCCCCGGGCGGCGGTTCACGGTGCCGTAACAGCAGGAGCGACGGCATCCGTTGTCGGATGGGTCCGTGCGAGAACACGTCGACCCCCAGATCCGCGCCCGAGCCGTCCAGGCGGCCCGGGGCACGGCCCCCTTCGACCTCCTCCTGACCGGCGGCACCGTCGTGGACGTCGGGACCGGGCTGCTCAAGGAGGCCGACGTCGGCGTGGTCGGGCCGCTCGTCGCGAGCGTGCACCCGCGCGGGTCGCGCACCGACGCGGCCGAGGTCGTCGACGTCACCGGCCGTCACGTGGCGCCCGGCTTCATCGACATGCACGTCCACTTCGAGAGCTCGATGCTCACCCCCGGCCCCTACGCCGCAGCGGTGGCGCCGCGCGGGACCACGACGGTGTTCGCCGATCCGCACGAGCTCGCCAACGTGGTCGGCGTCGAGGGCGTGCGCTACGCGGTCGACGCCAGCCGCGGCCTCCCCGTCCGCTACATCGTCCAGGCGCCGTCGTGCGTGCCGCCGCAGCCGGGACTCGAGCTGTCGGGCTACGACGTCGATCCCGACGAGGTGGCGACGATGCTGTCGTGGCCCGAGGTCGGCGGCGTCGCCGAGGTGATGGACATGCTGGGCGTGCTCGGCGCCGACGAGCGCATGGTCGGGGTGGTCGCCGCCGGGCTCGAGTCCGGCAAGCTCGTCTCGGGCCACGCCGCCAGCCTGCGCGGACCCGAGCTGCAGGCCTACCTGTCGGCCGGCATCGACTCGGACCACGAGATCTTCGTCGAGGGCGACGTCATGGCCCGCCTGGACGCCGGGATGACCGTCGAGCTCCGGGGCGAGGTCGCGGCCGTCCTGCCCGAGGTGGTGGCGCAGCTGGCCGAGCTGCCGGAGCTGCCGACCCACCTCGTCCTCTGCACCGACGACCTGTTCGCGAACACGTTGCTGCGCGACGGCGGCCTGGACCGCGTGATCCGGATGCTCGTCCGCCTCGGTCTGCCGCCGGTGCGGGCCATCCGCCTCGCGACCTACCACGCCGCGTACCGGCTCGGCCGGCCCGACCTCGGGCTCGTCGCGGCCGGCCGGCGCGCCGACCTCGTCGTGATCGGCTCGCTCGCCGACGTGGAGGTGCTCGACGTCTACGCCGACGGCCGGCTCGTCGCCTCGGGCGGCTCGATGGTCGTCGACGTCGAGGAGGGAGCGGCCACCGCGCCGTTCGACACCCTCCACCTCCAGCCACTGTCCCCCGACGACTTCGTCCTGCGCCTCCCGAGCACCGACGACGGGACGGTGACCGTGCGCACCGTCGACGGCCGCATCATGACCACCTGGGGGTCGCTCGAGGTCGCCGTCGCCGATGGCGCGG includes:
- a CDS encoding isopenicillin N synthase family dioxygenase, whose amino-acid sequence is MTTATAPVIPRLDLSLALGGDPVARSALARQIDEACRDIGFFTITGHGIDQQLIDDVRRSTAEFFAQPDEYKARFASVTGNEFRGWSVRDAATTADDGGRPVRVREQVEMSRFDSPEDVAAAGYDDEWVRRAEPNVWPERPAGLAEAWKRYHEAVDDLGMALLSLMALALDLPEGHLESRFRRHPSYLACNLYLTPDAEFEGHRFGAHTDIGSLTIVYQDDGPAGIEVLDRSGRWTPIDHEPGAFIVNLGDLMAKWTNDRWVATEHRVRNPEPGEQRTRISIPYFQHPDFDALIECLPGCSDEDDPPRYPAVLAGNWATHRFDTYEKV
- a CDS encoding adenine deaminase; the encoded protein is MREHVDPQIRARAVQAARGTAPFDLLLTGGTVVDVGTGLLKEADVGVVGPLVASVHPRGSRTDAAEVVDVTGRHVAPGFIDMHVHFESSMLTPGPYAAAVAPRGTTTVFADPHELANVVGVEGVRYAVDASRGLPVRYIVQAPSCVPPQPGLELSGYDVDPDEVATMLSWPEVGGVAEVMDMLGVLGADERMVGVVAAGLESGKLVSGHAASLRGPELQAYLSAGIDSDHEIFVEGDVMARLDAGMTVELRGEVAAVLPEVVAQLAELPELPTHLVLCTDDLFANTLLRDGGLDRVIRMLVRLGLPPVRAIRLATYHAAYRLGRPDLGLVAAGRRADLVVIGSLADVEVLDVYADGRLVASGGSMVVDVEEGAATAPFDTLHLQPLSPDDFVLRLPSTDDGTVTVRTVDGRIMTTWGSLEVAVADGAVQLPDTALLQAVVHRHGRIDPEVQLTVATGWGAPWTGAIATTVSHDTHNLVVFGRDPDAMAAAANRVIADGGGVAVAVPAAVPGGAAEVLASIALPVAGILSPLPCEEVAELQDAVEAAAAAVGLPPGALSQPLMQVMASSLACLPGPHLTDLGIVDGDLGVLVTDLVLD
- a CDS encoding 2-oxoglutarate and iron-dependent oxygenase domain-containing protein, which codes for MTRTTDRAELPVVDLGRRTGVGTAAALQDAARQLDAALRDVGAFELVGHGIPADLFRRTMDASKELFALDRRAKEALRSPSGNPFHGYTTREVGDPPILIREIYESGRFDSPEDVLAAGYGPEQSELVEPNVWPRRPRRFRAAMTTYHAVMEELGDRLLSVAAIALGLRADWFRERFDRQASYLACVNYPPQFATARERMPRMGPHADFGTLSIFAFDDSPGRMQVHVGGTPDERARLAADVMSSIADPDDDTPDGPDPELPGTWVEVTGSGDRLLVCAGEMLARWTDDRWSAALHRVASPSDRDPALSRTALAYYQYPNLDTEIAALPTCLPPGATPRQPPVLAGVLAHQRKNHRHPWF
- a CDS encoding heavy-metal-associated domain-containing protein, yielding MTTTTFSVRGMTCGHCVAAVRDELGRIDGVTGVDVDLDSGAVALTSTGPVTADAIAAAVDEAGYAVAGV
- a CDS encoding GGDEF domain-containing protein; this translates as MIPAPLPDDESQRLAALAALGILDTDPEESFDRVTRLAQRLFDVPVALVSLIDRDREWYKSNQGMAGTGSADRSAAFCAHAILSSGPTIVEDARLDPRFHDHPAVLDDPDVRFYAGVPLRSPTGHPMGTLCVIDRTPRTVPAEDLAMLVELAAIVEHEFAIRHESATDRLTGLYNRRALDLAGPGLVDLADQLGHPLTVLFVDLDGMKPINDGHGHAAGDVAIVECATALRRVLRQADVVARVGGDEFVAVLSGVGVADAGKVVTRLQRAATEFNAGSDHAWDLCMSVGVATREPAAGGGTGATFEEVLRRADADMYEHKRSFRSVLG
- a CDS encoding metal-sensitive transcriptional regulator; amino-acid sequence: MAERGYTATKDQLQARLRRIEGQVRGVARMVDEDRYCIDVLTQISAIRAALDKVALGLLDDHARHCLVGGHGGPTDPDEQVEELMGAVGRLLTR